In Citrus sinensis cultivar Valencia sweet orange chromosome 2, DVS_A1.0, whole genome shotgun sequence, a single genomic region encodes these proteins:
- the LOC102613029 gene encoding homeobox-leucine zipper protein HDG2 isoform X2: protein MPTGVMIPARNMPSTIGRNGNVGGLGSSSGLTLSQPTNMMEGQLHPLDMTQNTSESEMARLREEEFDSTKSGSENHEGASGDDQEQRPNKKKRYHRHTQHQIQEMEAFFKECPHPDDKQRKELSRELGLEPLQVKFWFQNKRTQMKTQHERHENTQLRTENEKLRADNMRYREALSNASCPNCGGPTAIGEMSFDEHHLRLENARLREEIDRISAIAAKYVGKPVVNYPLLSPPVPSRPLELAVGNFGAQPGIGGGEMYGAADLLRSISAPTEADKPMIIELAVAAMEELIRMAQMGEPLWMTSLDGTAAVLNEDEYVRTFPRGIGPKPTGFKCEASRETAVVIMNHISLVEILMDVNQWSTVFSGIVSRAMTLEVLSTGVAGNYNGALQVMTAEFQVPSPLVPTRESYYVRYCKQHGEGTWAVVDVSLDNLRPSPAVRCRRRPSGCLIQEMPNGYSKVTWVEHVEVDDRGVHNLYKQLVSTGNAFGAKRWVATLDRQCERLASVMATNIPTGEVGVITNQDGRKSMLKLAERMVISFCAGVSASTAHTWTTLSGTGADDVRVMTRKSVDDPGRPPGIVLSAATSFWLPVPPKRVFDFLRDENTRSEWDILSNGGVVQEMAHIANGRDTGNCVSLLRVNSANSSQSNMLILQESCTDPTASFVIYAPVDIVAMNVVLNGGDPDYVALLPSGFAILPDGTSLHGANIGEAASGGSLLTVAFQILVDSVPTAKLSLGSVATVNNLIACTVERIKASLSCESA, encoded by the exons ATGCCAACCGGAGTAATGATTCCGGCAAGAAACATGCCGTCGACGATCGGTCGTAACGGGAATGTTGGTGGACTTGGATCATCCTCAGGACTCACCCTCAGTCAG CCAACAAACATGATGGAAGGGCAGCTTCATCCTCTAGACATGACCCAAAACACATCTGAAAGCGAAATGGCACGTttaagagaagaagaattcGACAGTACTAAATCTGGAAGCGAAAATCATGAAGGCGCTTCAGGTGATGACCAAGAACAGCGTCCTAATAAGAAGAAGCGATATCACCGCCACACTCAGCACCAGATCCAAGAAATGGAAGC TTTCTTCAAAGAGTGTCCACACCCAGATGACAAGCAAAGGAAAGAGTTGAGCCGTGAATTAGGGTTAGAGCCTTTGCAAGTCAAATTCTGGTTCCAAAACAAGCGCACTCAAATGAAG ACCCAACATGAGCGCCATGAGAACACACAGCTTCGAACCGAGAATGAAAAGCTTAGGGCTGACAATATGAGGTACAGAGAAGCTCTTAGCAATGCCTCATGTCCCAATTGTGGAGGCCCTACTGCTATAGGAGAGATGTCTTTTGATGAACATCACTTGAGACTTGAAAATGCTCGATTAAGAGAAGAG ATTGATCGCATCTCAGCAATTGCGGCAAAGTATGTTGGCAAGCCTGTGGTTAACTACCCGCTTCTCTCTCCACCGGTACCTTCTCGTCCCCTTGAACTAGCTGTTGGTAATTTTGGTGCTCAGCCAGGCATTGGAGGCGGTGAGATGTATGGAGCTGCTGATCTTCTTAGGTCAATCAGTGCCCCGACTGAGGCTGATAAACCTATGATAATTGAGCTCGCAGTTGCAGCCATGGAAGAACTTATCAGAATGGCTCAGATGGGTGAACCTCTATGGATGACTAGCCTTGATGGCACGGCGGCTGTACTAAACGAAGATGAATACGTTAGGACTTTTCCTCGGGGAATCGGACCTAAACCAACTGGATTCAAATGCGAGGCTTCTCGAGAAACTGCCGTTGTTATCATGAACCACATTAGCCTTGTTGAAATTCTAATGGATGTG AATCAGTGGTCAACTGTGTTTTCTGGCATTGTTTCTAGAGCTATGACTCTAGAGGTATTATCAACAGGCGTTGCAGGGAATTACAATGGAGCCTTACAAGTg ATGACTGCAGAATTTCAAGTCCCTTCGCCACTAGTTCCAACTCGTGAGAGTTACTATGTGAGATACTGTAAGCAACATGGAGAAGGAACTTGGGCTGTAGTTGATGTCTCCTTGGACAACTTACGCCCCAGTCCTGCAGTTAGATGCCGGAGAAGGCCATCAGGATGTTTAATCCAAGAAATGCCCAATGGATACTCCAAG GTTACATGGGTTGAGCATGTTGAGGTTGATGATAGGGGTGTACATAATCTATACAAGCAGCTAGTTAGCACTGGCAATGCATTTGGGGCAAAACGCTGGGTTGCTACCCTAGATCGACAATGTGAAAGACTTGCAAGTGTCATGGCAACCAATATTCCAACTGGAGAAGTTGGTG TGATAACAAATCAAGATGGGAGGAAGAGTATGCTGAAGCTCGCTGAAAGAATGGTAATAAGCTTTTGCGCTGGAGTGAGTGCTTCAACTGCTCATACGTGGACGACATTATCTGGAACTGGAGCTGATGATGTAAGAGTCATGACTAGAAAGAGCGTAGATGACCCAGGCAGACCTCCTGGCATTGTACTAAGTGCTGCAACCTCCTTCTGGCTTCCTGTTCCACCAAAACGAGTTTTTGATTTTCTTCGTGATGAGAACACCAGAAGTGAG TGGGATATTCTGTCAAATGGCGGAGTTGTCCAAGAAATGGCACACATTGCAAACGGCCGGGATACAGGAAATTGTGTGTCTTTACTAAGAGTGAAC AGTGCCAATTCAAGCCAGAGCAACATGCTGATTTTACAAGAGAGCTGCACTGATCCAACGGCCTCTTTTGTTATCTATGCTCCTGTTGATATTGTTGCCATGAATGTCGTTCTTAACGGGGGAGACCCCGATTATGTTGCCCTTCTACCCTCTGGATTTGCCATACTTCCTGATGGAACTTCATTGCACGGGGCCAACATTGGTGAGGCTGCTTCCGGTGGATCTCTACTAACTGTTGCATTTCAGATTTTGGTAGATTCAGTTCCTACAGCAAAGCTGTCGCTTGGTTCTGTTGCTACTGTTAACAACTTGATTGCTTGCACTGTTGAGAGGATAAAGGCTTCTCTGTCATGCGAGTCTGCATGA
- the LOC102613029 gene encoding homeobox-leucine zipper protein HDG2 isoform X1, which produces MPTGVMIPARNMPSTIGRNGNVGGLGSSSGLTLSQPTNMMEGQLHPLDMTQNTSESEMARLREEEFDSTKSGSENHEGASGDDQEQRPNKKKRYHRHTQHQIQEMEAFFKECPHPDDKQRKELSRELGLEPLQVKFWFQNKRTQMKTQHERHENTQLRTENEKLRADNMRYREALSNASCPNCGGPTAIGEMSFDEHHLRLENARLREEIDRISAIAAKYVGKPVVNYPLLSPPVPSRPLELAVGNFGAQPGIGGGEMYGAADLLRSISAPTEADKPMIIELAVAAMEELIRMAQMGEPLWMTSLDGTAAVLNEDEYVRTFPRGIGPKPTGFKCEASRETAVVIMNHISLVEILMDVNQWSTVFSGIVSRAMTLEVLSTGVAGNYNGALQVMTAEFQVPSPLVPTRESYYVRYCKQHGEGTWAVVDVSLDNLRPSPAVRCRRRPSGCLIQEMPNGYSKVTWVEHVEVDDRGVHNLYKQLVSTGNAFGAKRWVATLDRQCERLASVMATNIPTGEVGVITNQDGRKSMLKLAERMVISFCAGVSASTAHTWTTLSGTGADDVRVMTRKSVDDPGRPPGIVLSAATSFWLPVPPKRVFDFLRDENTRSEWDILSNGGVVQEMAHIANGRDTGNCVSLLRVNCLQSANSSQSNMLILQESCTDPTASFVIYAPVDIVAMNVVLNGGDPDYVALLPSGFAILPDGTSLHGANIGEAASGGSLLTVAFQILVDSVPTAKLSLGSVATVNNLIACTVERIKASLSCESA; this is translated from the exons ATGCCAACCGGAGTAATGATTCCGGCAAGAAACATGCCGTCGACGATCGGTCGTAACGGGAATGTTGGTGGACTTGGATCATCCTCAGGACTCACCCTCAGTCAG CCAACAAACATGATGGAAGGGCAGCTTCATCCTCTAGACATGACCCAAAACACATCTGAAAGCGAAATGGCACGTttaagagaagaagaattcGACAGTACTAAATCTGGAAGCGAAAATCATGAAGGCGCTTCAGGTGATGACCAAGAACAGCGTCCTAATAAGAAGAAGCGATATCACCGCCACACTCAGCACCAGATCCAAGAAATGGAAGC TTTCTTCAAAGAGTGTCCACACCCAGATGACAAGCAAAGGAAAGAGTTGAGCCGTGAATTAGGGTTAGAGCCTTTGCAAGTCAAATTCTGGTTCCAAAACAAGCGCACTCAAATGAAG ACCCAACATGAGCGCCATGAGAACACACAGCTTCGAACCGAGAATGAAAAGCTTAGGGCTGACAATATGAGGTACAGAGAAGCTCTTAGCAATGCCTCATGTCCCAATTGTGGAGGCCCTACTGCTATAGGAGAGATGTCTTTTGATGAACATCACTTGAGACTTGAAAATGCTCGATTAAGAGAAGAG ATTGATCGCATCTCAGCAATTGCGGCAAAGTATGTTGGCAAGCCTGTGGTTAACTACCCGCTTCTCTCTCCACCGGTACCTTCTCGTCCCCTTGAACTAGCTGTTGGTAATTTTGGTGCTCAGCCAGGCATTGGAGGCGGTGAGATGTATGGAGCTGCTGATCTTCTTAGGTCAATCAGTGCCCCGACTGAGGCTGATAAACCTATGATAATTGAGCTCGCAGTTGCAGCCATGGAAGAACTTATCAGAATGGCTCAGATGGGTGAACCTCTATGGATGACTAGCCTTGATGGCACGGCGGCTGTACTAAACGAAGATGAATACGTTAGGACTTTTCCTCGGGGAATCGGACCTAAACCAACTGGATTCAAATGCGAGGCTTCTCGAGAAACTGCCGTTGTTATCATGAACCACATTAGCCTTGTTGAAATTCTAATGGATGTG AATCAGTGGTCAACTGTGTTTTCTGGCATTGTTTCTAGAGCTATGACTCTAGAGGTATTATCAACAGGCGTTGCAGGGAATTACAATGGAGCCTTACAAGTg ATGACTGCAGAATTTCAAGTCCCTTCGCCACTAGTTCCAACTCGTGAGAGTTACTATGTGAGATACTGTAAGCAACATGGAGAAGGAACTTGGGCTGTAGTTGATGTCTCCTTGGACAACTTACGCCCCAGTCCTGCAGTTAGATGCCGGAGAAGGCCATCAGGATGTTTAATCCAAGAAATGCCCAATGGATACTCCAAG GTTACATGGGTTGAGCATGTTGAGGTTGATGATAGGGGTGTACATAATCTATACAAGCAGCTAGTTAGCACTGGCAATGCATTTGGGGCAAAACGCTGGGTTGCTACCCTAGATCGACAATGTGAAAGACTTGCAAGTGTCATGGCAACCAATATTCCAACTGGAGAAGTTGGTG TGATAACAAATCAAGATGGGAGGAAGAGTATGCTGAAGCTCGCTGAAAGAATGGTAATAAGCTTTTGCGCTGGAGTGAGTGCTTCAACTGCTCATACGTGGACGACATTATCTGGAACTGGAGCTGATGATGTAAGAGTCATGACTAGAAAGAGCGTAGATGACCCAGGCAGACCTCCTGGCATTGTACTAAGTGCTGCAACCTCCTTCTGGCTTCCTGTTCCACCAAAACGAGTTTTTGATTTTCTTCGTGATGAGAACACCAGAAGTGAG TGGGATATTCTGTCAAATGGCGGAGTTGTCCAAGAAATGGCACACATTGCAAACGGCCGGGATACAGGAAATTGTGTGTCTTTACTAAGAGTGAAC TGCCTACAGAGTGCCAATTCAAGCCAGAGCAACATGCTGATTTTACAAGAGAGCTGCACTGATCCAACGGCCTCTTTTGTTATCTATGCTCCTGTTGATATTGTTGCCATGAATGTCGTTCTTAACGGGGGAGACCCCGATTATGTTGCCCTTCTACCCTCTGGATTTGCCATACTTCCTGATGGAACTTCATTGCACGGGGCCAACATTGGTGAGGCTGCTTCCGGTGGATCTCTACTAACTGTTGCATTTCAGATTTTGGTAGATTCAGTTCCTACAGCAAAGCTGTCGCTTGGTTCTGTTGCTACTGTTAACAACTTGATTGCTTGCACTGTTGAGAGGATAAAGGCTTCTCTGTCATGCGAGTCTGCATGA
- the LOC102613029 gene encoding homeobox-leucine zipper protein HDG2 isoform X4, with product MFQPTNMMEGQLHPLDMTQNTSESEMARLREEEFDSTKSGSENHEGASGDDQEQRPNKKKRYHRHTQHQIQEMEAFFKECPHPDDKQRKELSRELGLEPLQVKFWFQNKRTQMKTQHERHENTQLRTENEKLRADNMRYREALSNASCPNCGGPTAIGEMSFDEHHLRLENARLREEIDRISAIAAKYVGKPVVNYPLLSPPVPSRPLELAVGNFGAQPGIGGGEMYGAADLLRSISAPTEADKPMIIELAVAAMEELIRMAQMGEPLWMTSLDGTAAVLNEDEYVRTFPRGIGPKPTGFKCEASRETAVVIMNHISLVEILMDVNQWSTVFSGIVSRAMTLEVLSTGVAGNYNGALQVMTAEFQVPSPLVPTRESYYVRYCKQHGEGTWAVVDVSLDNLRPSPAVRCRRRPSGCLIQEMPNGYSKVTWVEHVEVDDRGVHNLYKQLVSTGNAFGAKRWVATLDRQCERLASVMATNIPTGEVGVITNQDGRKSMLKLAERMVISFCAGVSASTAHTWTTLSGTGADDVRVMTRKSVDDPGRPPGIVLSAATSFWLPVPPKRVFDFLRDENTRSEWDILSNGGVVQEMAHIANGRDTGNCVSLLRVNSANSSQSNMLILQESCTDPTASFVIYAPVDIVAMNVVLNGGDPDYVALLPSGFAILPDGTSLHGANIGEAASGGSLLTVAFQILVDSVPTAKLSLGSVATVNNLIACTVERIKASLSCESA from the exons ATGTTCCAGCCAACAAACATGATGGAAGGGCAGCTTCATCCTCTAGACATGACCCAAAACACATCTGAAAGCGAAATGGCACGTttaagagaagaagaattcGACAGTACTAAATCTGGAAGCGAAAATCATGAAGGCGCTTCAGGTGATGACCAAGAACAGCGTCCTAATAAGAAGAAGCGATATCACCGCCACACTCAGCACCAGATCCAAGAAATGGAAGC TTTCTTCAAAGAGTGTCCACACCCAGATGACAAGCAAAGGAAAGAGTTGAGCCGTGAATTAGGGTTAGAGCCTTTGCAAGTCAAATTCTGGTTCCAAAACAAGCGCACTCAAATGAAG ACCCAACATGAGCGCCATGAGAACACACAGCTTCGAACCGAGAATGAAAAGCTTAGGGCTGACAATATGAGGTACAGAGAAGCTCTTAGCAATGCCTCATGTCCCAATTGTGGAGGCCCTACTGCTATAGGAGAGATGTCTTTTGATGAACATCACTTGAGACTTGAAAATGCTCGATTAAGAGAAGAG ATTGATCGCATCTCAGCAATTGCGGCAAAGTATGTTGGCAAGCCTGTGGTTAACTACCCGCTTCTCTCTCCACCGGTACCTTCTCGTCCCCTTGAACTAGCTGTTGGTAATTTTGGTGCTCAGCCAGGCATTGGAGGCGGTGAGATGTATGGAGCTGCTGATCTTCTTAGGTCAATCAGTGCCCCGACTGAGGCTGATAAACCTATGATAATTGAGCTCGCAGTTGCAGCCATGGAAGAACTTATCAGAATGGCTCAGATGGGTGAACCTCTATGGATGACTAGCCTTGATGGCACGGCGGCTGTACTAAACGAAGATGAATACGTTAGGACTTTTCCTCGGGGAATCGGACCTAAACCAACTGGATTCAAATGCGAGGCTTCTCGAGAAACTGCCGTTGTTATCATGAACCACATTAGCCTTGTTGAAATTCTAATGGATGTG AATCAGTGGTCAACTGTGTTTTCTGGCATTGTTTCTAGAGCTATGACTCTAGAGGTATTATCAACAGGCGTTGCAGGGAATTACAATGGAGCCTTACAAGTg ATGACTGCAGAATTTCAAGTCCCTTCGCCACTAGTTCCAACTCGTGAGAGTTACTATGTGAGATACTGTAAGCAACATGGAGAAGGAACTTGGGCTGTAGTTGATGTCTCCTTGGACAACTTACGCCCCAGTCCTGCAGTTAGATGCCGGAGAAGGCCATCAGGATGTTTAATCCAAGAAATGCCCAATGGATACTCCAAG GTTACATGGGTTGAGCATGTTGAGGTTGATGATAGGGGTGTACATAATCTATACAAGCAGCTAGTTAGCACTGGCAATGCATTTGGGGCAAAACGCTGGGTTGCTACCCTAGATCGACAATGTGAAAGACTTGCAAGTGTCATGGCAACCAATATTCCAACTGGAGAAGTTGGTG TGATAACAAATCAAGATGGGAGGAAGAGTATGCTGAAGCTCGCTGAAAGAATGGTAATAAGCTTTTGCGCTGGAGTGAGTGCTTCAACTGCTCATACGTGGACGACATTATCTGGAACTGGAGCTGATGATGTAAGAGTCATGACTAGAAAGAGCGTAGATGACCCAGGCAGACCTCCTGGCATTGTACTAAGTGCTGCAACCTCCTTCTGGCTTCCTGTTCCACCAAAACGAGTTTTTGATTTTCTTCGTGATGAGAACACCAGAAGTGAG TGGGATATTCTGTCAAATGGCGGAGTTGTCCAAGAAATGGCACACATTGCAAACGGCCGGGATACAGGAAATTGTGTGTCTTTACTAAGAGTGAAC AGTGCCAATTCAAGCCAGAGCAACATGCTGATTTTACAAGAGAGCTGCACTGATCCAACGGCCTCTTTTGTTATCTATGCTCCTGTTGATATTGTTGCCATGAATGTCGTTCTTAACGGGGGAGACCCCGATTATGTTGCCCTTCTACCCTCTGGATTTGCCATACTTCCTGATGGAACTTCATTGCACGGGGCCAACATTGGTGAGGCTGCTTCCGGTGGATCTCTACTAACTGTTGCATTTCAGATTTTGGTAGATTCAGTTCCTACAGCAAAGCTGTCGCTTGGTTCTGTTGCTACTGTTAACAACTTGATTGCTTGCACTGTTGAGAGGATAAAGGCTTCTCTGTCATGCGAGTCTGCATGA
- the LOC102613029 gene encoding homeobox-leucine zipper protein HDG2 isoform X3 — MFQPTNMMEGQLHPLDMTQNTSESEMARLREEEFDSTKSGSENHEGASGDDQEQRPNKKKRYHRHTQHQIQEMEAFFKECPHPDDKQRKELSRELGLEPLQVKFWFQNKRTQMKTQHERHENTQLRTENEKLRADNMRYREALSNASCPNCGGPTAIGEMSFDEHHLRLENARLREEIDRISAIAAKYVGKPVVNYPLLSPPVPSRPLELAVGNFGAQPGIGGGEMYGAADLLRSISAPTEADKPMIIELAVAAMEELIRMAQMGEPLWMTSLDGTAAVLNEDEYVRTFPRGIGPKPTGFKCEASRETAVVIMNHISLVEILMDVNQWSTVFSGIVSRAMTLEVLSTGVAGNYNGALQVMTAEFQVPSPLVPTRESYYVRYCKQHGEGTWAVVDVSLDNLRPSPAVRCRRRPSGCLIQEMPNGYSKVTWVEHVEVDDRGVHNLYKQLVSTGNAFGAKRWVATLDRQCERLASVMATNIPTGEVGVITNQDGRKSMLKLAERMVISFCAGVSASTAHTWTTLSGTGADDVRVMTRKSVDDPGRPPGIVLSAATSFWLPVPPKRVFDFLRDENTRSEWDILSNGGVVQEMAHIANGRDTGNCVSLLRVNCLQSANSSQSNMLILQESCTDPTASFVIYAPVDIVAMNVVLNGGDPDYVALLPSGFAILPDGTSLHGANIGEAASGGSLLTVAFQILVDSVPTAKLSLGSVATVNNLIACTVERIKASLSCESA, encoded by the exons ATGTTCCAGCCAACAAACATGATGGAAGGGCAGCTTCATCCTCTAGACATGACCCAAAACACATCTGAAAGCGAAATGGCACGTttaagagaagaagaattcGACAGTACTAAATCTGGAAGCGAAAATCATGAAGGCGCTTCAGGTGATGACCAAGAACAGCGTCCTAATAAGAAGAAGCGATATCACCGCCACACTCAGCACCAGATCCAAGAAATGGAAGC TTTCTTCAAAGAGTGTCCACACCCAGATGACAAGCAAAGGAAAGAGTTGAGCCGTGAATTAGGGTTAGAGCCTTTGCAAGTCAAATTCTGGTTCCAAAACAAGCGCACTCAAATGAAG ACCCAACATGAGCGCCATGAGAACACACAGCTTCGAACCGAGAATGAAAAGCTTAGGGCTGACAATATGAGGTACAGAGAAGCTCTTAGCAATGCCTCATGTCCCAATTGTGGAGGCCCTACTGCTATAGGAGAGATGTCTTTTGATGAACATCACTTGAGACTTGAAAATGCTCGATTAAGAGAAGAG ATTGATCGCATCTCAGCAATTGCGGCAAAGTATGTTGGCAAGCCTGTGGTTAACTACCCGCTTCTCTCTCCACCGGTACCTTCTCGTCCCCTTGAACTAGCTGTTGGTAATTTTGGTGCTCAGCCAGGCATTGGAGGCGGTGAGATGTATGGAGCTGCTGATCTTCTTAGGTCAATCAGTGCCCCGACTGAGGCTGATAAACCTATGATAATTGAGCTCGCAGTTGCAGCCATGGAAGAACTTATCAGAATGGCTCAGATGGGTGAACCTCTATGGATGACTAGCCTTGATGGCACGGCGGCTGTACTAAACGAAGATGAATACGTTAGGACTTTTCCTCGGGGAATCGGACCTAAACCAACTGGATTCAAATGCGAGGCTTCTCGAGAAACTGCCGTTGTTATCATGAACCACATTAGCCTTGTTGAAATTCTAATGGATGTG AATCAGTGGTCAACTGTGTTTTCTGGCATTGTTTCTAGAGCTATGACTCTAGAGGTATTATCAACAGGCGTTGCAGGGAATTACAATGGAGCCTTACAAGTg ATGACTGCAGAATTTCAAGTCCCTTCGCCACTAGTTCCAACTCGTGAGAGTTACTATGTGAGATACTGTAAGCAACATGGAGAAGGAACTTGGGCTGTAGTTGATGTCTCCTTGGACAACTTACGCCCCAGTCCTGCAGTTAGATGCCGGAGAAGGCCATCAGGATGTTTAATCCAAGAAATGCCCAATGGATACTCCAAG GTTACATGGGTTGAGCATGTTGAGGTTGATGATAGGGGTGTACATAATCTATACAAGCAGCTAGTTAGCACTGGCAATGCATTTGGGGCAAAACGCTGGGTTGCTACCCTAGATCGACAATGTGAAAGACTTGCAAGTGTCATGGCAACCAATATTCCAACTGGAGAAGTTGGTG TGATAACAAATCAAGATGGGAGGAAGAGTATGCTGAAGCTCGCTGAAAGAATGGTAATAAGCTTTTGCGCTGGAGTGAGTGCTTCAACTGCTCATACGTGGACGACATTATCTGGAACTGGAGCTGATGATGTAAGAGTCATGACTAGAAAGAGCGTAGATGACCCAGGCAGACCTCCTGGCATTGTACTAAGTGCTGCAACCTCCTTCTGGCTTCCTGTTCCACCAAAACGAGTTTTTGATTTTCTTCGTGATGAGAACACCAGAAGTGAG TGGGATATTCTGTCAAATGGCGGAGTTGTCCAAGAAATGGCACACATTGCAAACGGCCGGGATACAGGAAATTGTGTGTCTTTACTAAGAGTGAAC TGCCTACAGAGTGCCAATTCAAGCCAGAGCAACATGCTGATTTTACAAGAGAGCTGCACTGATCCAACGGCCTCTTTTGTTATCTATGCTCCTGTTGATATTGTTGCCATGAATGTCGTTCTTAACGGGGGAGACCCCGATTATGTTGCCCTTCTACCCTCTGGATTTGCCATACTTCCTGATGGAACTTCATTGCACGGGGCCAACATTGGTGAGGCTGCTTCCGGTGGATCTCTACTAACTGTTGCATTTCAGATTTTGGTAGATTCAGTTCCTACAGCAAAGCTGTCGCTTGGTTCTGTTGCTACTGTTAACAACTTGATTGCTTGCACTGTTGAGAGGATAAAGGCTTCTCTGTCATGCGAGTCTGCATGA